The Calliphora vicina chromosome 3, idCalVici1.1, whole genome shotgun sequence genome contains a region encoding:
- the LOC135953866 gene encoding larval cuticle protein 65Ab1-like produces the protein MKFFIVFAALFAVALAAPAEHHAEVLKQESEVEPEGFHYVSELSDGTYETAEGKLKDVGTDHEAIVVHGSYSWVDEKTGEKFTVNYVADENGFQPEGAHLPKPQQ, from the coding sequence ATGAAATTCTTCATTGTTTTCGCTGCTCTCTTCGCCGTAGCTTTGGCTGCTCCCGCTGAACACCATGCTGAAGTCTTGAAACAAGAATCCGAAGTTGAACCTGAGGGCTTCCACTACGTTTCCGAACTCTCTGACGGCACCTACGAGACCGCCGAAGGTAAATTGAAGGATGTCGGTACTGATCACGAAGCCATCGTTGTTCACGGTTCTTACTCCTGGGTTGATGAGAAGACTGGCGAAAAATTCACCGTCAACTATGTTGCTGATGAAAACGGTTTCCAACCCGAAGGTGCTCATTTGCCCAAACCCCAACAATAA